The Candidatus Binatia bacterium genomic sequence TTGAGTTTTCGCATCGCCGATTGAGTTCAACTTGGCTCTAATCCCGTTGGGATCGCCTCGAAGGGCCTTGTTTCGCATTGCGGTTGCACTGTCAGCGGTCCGGGTGGCCCACATTTGGCCCACGAGAATGATGTTGCCCGGCTTTTTATCCGGCTGATGACCGCGATAGAAGAGCGGTAATCGAAACTCACGCATCGTGGCGCCGCCGCGGCGCCTTTACAGGCTCGGCTGAACGGTGCTCTGGCCGCCAGTGATTAGCGCTTAGATCGGAGTCACCAGGCGTCGCTGTCGAAGCCTATCTGGCTGCCATCCTTGTCCCGCGGCGCGCAATGCGGAATCGGTCCGCCAAGCTTCTTACGCACGTCATTGAGCGCGCGATCCTTCGCGTATTTTCCGAGGATCGTTTCTAGCATCCACTTGGCTCCGTGCAGCGATCCGCGAAAATAGTCGCCGTATTTGCTATCGGTCGCATGGGGATGCTCCTCTTCGTCTCTACGGATCGACGAGACCAACTGTTCGATAGGCCAAGCGATGGCCTCGCGGTCGAGCACGCGTTTAAGCAAGGTGTCGAGGACGTTCGAGCGCGAGCGGTTTTCGGTTCCGGCCAGCTCGTCCAGGCGCTTGGCGACTTCAGGGGAGCACCTAAAGTTTATGACGTTGTTCTGAACCATAACAAATACATTGTAGTCGAAAGAGCTACGACGGTCAAGGCTGAGCCTGCCTTCCCCAGCGTACGGCGCAACCGGCTCCCGGAAGGGGGGAGTGGGCCCGGGGTAGGCCGTTAGCTTTCTCCCTCGGGGCAGCGGCGGCCCGACGATCGTGTTTACAGGGTCTACCCACAGTCGGCTCACAGGGCAACCACAAGATTTCGGGCCAAACCTATGTTCGTCCACTAGGGTGT encodes the following:
- a CDS encoding ribbon-helix-helix protein, CopG family encodes the protein MVQNNVINFRCSPEVAKRLDELAGTENRSRSNVLDTLLKRVLDREAIAWPIEQLVSSIRRDEEEHPHATDSKYGDYFRGSLHGAKWMLETILGKYAKDRALNDVRKKLGGPIPHCAPRDKDGSQIGFDSDAW